One window of Dysgonomonas mossii genomic DNA carries:
- a CDS encoding sensor histidine kinase, protein MKSKILFWILAVLVFGSLLTVGFVFFRTDLYKFLLIEGIAILAIIFFITLYYRLIKPYQIISDGMELLKEQDFSTRLRPVSDSEANKLIEIFNKMMDQLKDERLQVREKNHFLDLLIQASPQGVIILDFDDKITEVNPSGLRLLSINNINDVKNKKLDESGINIGDQLSKLKQGEDVVIRSSGITMYRCSRSSFIDRGFAHPFILIEELTHELLKIEKKSYEGIIRMMAHEVNNSVGAVSSTLNVISDILQQNENSELIDVLPAVDASFDRCKHLGHFISNFAEVVKIPEPSVSDVSINELARSVESLSRAECLKRNINLKLSLTTGKDLACIDSIQFEQVLVNIVKNAYEAIDKNGDINIITTSQPLSITIEDNGPDIPEETKQKLFTPFFTTKQTGQGIGLMFVREVLLNHNCKFDLKSENGWTKFEIFF, encoded by the coding sequence ATGAAATCAAAAATCTTATTCTGGATATTAGCAGTTCTTGTTTTTGGTTCTTTATTAACTGTAGGGTTTGTTTTTTTTAGAACAGACCTATACAAGTTTCTACTTATAGAAGGAATAGCTATCCTTGCTATTATATTTTTTATCACACTTTACTACCGACTTATAAAACCATACCAGATTATTAGCGATGGAATGGAACTACTAAAAGAACAGGATTTTTCTACGCGTCTGCGTCCCGTTTCCGATAGCGAAGCCAACAAGCTGATTGAGATTTTCAATAAAATGATGGATCAGTTGAAAGACGAAAGGCTGCAAGTGAGAGAGAAAAATCATTTTCTTGATTTGCTTATACAAGCATCCCCACAGGGAGTAATCATTTTAGATTTTGACGATAAAATCACAGAGGTTAACCCATCCGGACTACGCCTGTTGAGTATAAACAATATCAATGACGTAAAAAATAAAAAGCTCGATGAATCGGGAATAAATATAGGAGATCAACTAAGCAAACTAAAGCAAGGAGAAGATGTAGTGATACGCAGTTCGGGTATAACAATGTATCGTTGCTCCCGCTCTTCGTTTATAGATAGGGGCTTTGCGCATCCTTTTATCCTCATCGAAGAGTTGACACATGAATTACTAAAGATTGAGAAAAAATCATACGAAGGCATTATCCGTATGATGGCACATGAAGTAAACAATTCGGTGGGGGCAGTAAGTTCTACTCTTAATGTTATCTCGGATATATTACAACAGAATGAAAACAGCGAATTGATCGATGTATTGCCTGCTGTAGACGCATCCTTCGACAGATGTAAGCATTTGGGGCATTTTATCAGTAACTTTGCCGAAGTTGTAAAAATCCCCGAACCATCGGTATCCGATGTAAGCATAAATGAGTTGGCTCGGTCTGTCGAATCTCTCTCCCGAGCAGAATGCTTAAAAAGGAATATAAATCTTAAATTGAGTCTGACTACCGGGAAAGATTTAGCATGTATCGACAGTATACAATTTGAACAAGTACTGGTCAATATTGTAAAAAATGCCTACGAAGCAATAGACAAAAATGGAGATATAAATATCATTACTACCTCTCAGCCTCTTTCCATCACCATTGAAGACAATGGACCTGATATACCGGAAGAAACAAAACAAAAACTATTTACTCCTTTCTTTACTACCAAACAGACAGGTCAGGGAATCGGATTAATGTTTGTTCGTGAAGTCTTGCTTAATCATAATTGCAAATTTGACTTAAAGTCTGAAAATGGTTGGACAAAATTCGAGATCTTTTTCTAA
- a CDS encoding sigma-54-dependent transcriptional regulator — MILICDDDAAIRSSLSLVLKRAGYETANVTSPQEAIAFVKATSPDLILMDMNYTKGTSGEEGLTLLKQVKIYCPDVPVILITAWGSINLAVRGIQAGAFDFVTKPWNNMALLNTIQTAIQLKEGSEKEAAGNNSHISSDETFRNDKIIGKSPLLQNVFNTISRVAKTNASILITGESGTGKELIAEAIHENSDRKKNPFVKVNLGGISQSLFESEMFGHKKGAFTDAHYDRIGRFELANKGSIFLDEIGELDAACQVKLLRVLQDKTFESLGDSKQKQVDVRVISATNRNLADMVSKGTFREDLFYRINLITIRVPALRERIDDIPLLVKHFAKKQVEINGLENIEFTSEAISFLKRLPYPGNIRELKNLVDRVILVSGKNILTDSDFKDQYTAIPNSSYTLPDSIYPLDELEKKMIEKAMELYGGNLSKVATALGVSRQALYRRLEKYGISTND, encoded by the coding sequence ATGATACTGATCTGTGACGACGATGCTGCTATACGTTCATCCCTTTCTTTAGTATTAAAAAGGGCCGGATATGAAACAGCGAATGTAACATCCCCGCAAGAGGCAATTGCTTTTGTAAAAGCCACATCTCCCGACCTGATCCTGATGGATATGAATTATACCAAAGGAACAAGCGGAGAAGAAGGACTTACTTTACTGAAGCAGGTAAAAATTTATTGCCCTGACGTACCTGTTATACTTATTACGGCGTGGGGATCTATCAACCTTGCAGTCAGAGGAATACAAGCCGGTGCTTTTGATTTTGTCACCAAGCCTTGGAACAATATGGCGTTACTGAACACCATTCAGACAGCGATACAGTTGAAAGAGGGAAGTGAAAAAGAGGCAGCCGGAAACAACTCACATATCAGTAGCGACGAGACTTTCCGAAATGATAAGATTATAGGCAAGTCTCCCCTCTTACAAAATGTATTCAATACAATTTCGCGCGTAGCCAAAACAAATGCCTCTATCCTTATTACAGGCGAAAGTGGTACAGGAAAAGAACTTATAGCAGAAGCTATTCACGAGAACAGCGACAGAAAAAAGAATCCATTTGTGAAGGTAAACCTAGGGGGTATTTCACAATCTCTTTTCGAAAGTGAAATGTTTGGTCATAAAAAAGGAGCGTTTACCGATGCTCATTATGACAGAATTGGTCGCTTCGAATTAGCAAATAAAGGAAGCATCTTCCTCGATGAAATAGGAGAATTAGATGCGGCATGTCAGGTGAAATTATTAAGAGTGTTGCAAGATAAAACGTTTGAATCGTTAGGTGACAGCAAGCAAAAGCAAGTTGATGTACGTGTCATTAGTGCAACCAATCGCAATCTTGCCGACATGGTCTCTAAAGGCACATTCAGAGAAGACCTGTTCTATCGGATCAACCTTATCACAATAAGAGTTCCGGCTTTGCGTGAGCGGATAGATGACATTCCACTACTCGTAAAACATTTCGCAAAAAAACAAGTCGAAATAAACGGATTAGAAAATATTGAATTTACATCAGAAGCGATTAGCTTCTTGAAAAGATTACCATATCCCGGAAATATAAGAGAATTAAAAAATCTGGTAGACAGAGTTATTCTCGTTTCAGGTAAAAATATACTTACCGATAGCGATTTTAAAGATCAATATACAGCAATCCCCAATTCATCGTATACACTCCCCGACTCTATCTATCCTTTAGATGAGTTGGAGAAAAAGATGATAGAAAAAGCAATGGAACTATATGGTGGTAATCTCTCGAAGGTGGCAACAGCACTAGGCGTAAGCAGACAAGCATTATACAGAAGGCTGGAGAAATATGGAATAAGCACAAATGATTAG
- a CDS encoding TolC family protein has protein sequence MKKIFSSILLLALFTGLRAQDTITVNLPEAIQRSVSISVDAVVARNQFKSSYWGYRTYKAELLPEVTLNTTLPYYSKSYNAFQNSDGTYTFVSNDYSKIDAGISISQNIPLTGATLSVESSFQRLEQYGGNGSTRYMAIPGSITLQQPIFGFNRVKWLQKIEPVKYQGAKQQLVADMEDVSNTAIQYYFNLLLGQINMEIAQQNLKNTEKLYTIAEARRKIGQISENDLLQLKVSLLKAESYLTDAQASLSSRMFQLRSFLGYGEDIIIKPAIPEGLLSRMPVLSYPQVVTLARENNPFTQNIQKRMLEASRDVSQAKADRWNATLFVSFGMSGQEDRFAQAFNSNKWRNNQVVNVGIKIPILDWGKSKGKVKIAEANREVENSKIEKEQIDFNQNVYLRVQNFNSQSKQLELAKETDIIAQQRYNTSIEAFVLGKIDVLNLNDSQSSKDEARRNYIEQMYLLWSYYYQIRSLTLYDFLDNKEISADYNKIVD, from the coding sequence ATGAAAAAGATTTTTTCTTCTATACTATTGCTGGCTTTATTTACAGGTTTGCGAGCACAAGATACGATTACAGTAAATCTGCCTGAGGCTATTCAACGAAGTGTCTCTATCTCGGTAGATGCTGTTGTAGCTCGCAACCAATTTAAATCAAGTTATTGGGGATATAGAACATATAAAGCCGAACTGTTACCCGAAGTAACGTTAAATACAACCCTGCCCTACTATTCTAAATCATACAATGCATTTCAGAATTCGGACGGAACATACACATTTGTAAGCAACGACTATAGTAAAATAGACGCAGGAATATCCATATCCCAAAATATCCCATTAACAGGCGCTACACTCTCCGTAGAAAGCAGTTTTCAAAGATTAGAGCAATACGGAGGCAACGGTTCTACAAGATACATGGCAATTCCGGGATCGATAACACTCCAACAACCTATTTTTGGATTCAACCGTGTGAAATGGTTACAAAAAATAGAGCCGGTGAAGTATCAGGGAGCAAAACAGCAATTGGTCGCCGATATGGAAGATGTATCTAATACCGCAATCCAGTACTACTTCAATTTGCTCTTAGGGCAAATAAATATGGAAATAGCGCAGCAGAATTTAAAAAACACAGAGAAGCTCTATACGATAGCCGAAGCAAGAAGAAAAATAGGACAAATTTCAGAGAATGATTTATTGCAACTGAAAGTCTCATTACTAAAAGCGGAGTCATACCTCACAGATGCACAAGCCTCTTTAAGTTCAAGAATGTTTCAGTTGCGTTCCTTCCTTGGGTATGGAGAAGACATTATCATTAAGCCCGCTATACCGGAAGGGCTTCTAAGTAGAATGCCGGTTTTGTCTTATCCGCAGGTGGTAACTTTGGCACGAGAAAACAACCCCTTTACGCAGAATATCCAGAAAAGAATGCTGGAAGCGTCTCGCGATGTAAGCCAGGCAAAAGCAGACCGTTGGAATGCGACATTGTTTGTTTCATTTGGAATGTCGGGACAGGAAGACCGTTTTGCACAAGCCTTCAACAGCAACAAATGGAGAAACAACCAAGTCGTTAATGTTGGTATCAAAATACCGATCTTGGATTGGGGCAAAAGCAAAGGAAAAGTAAAAATAGCTGAAGCTAATCGTGAAGTGGAAAACTCTAAGATAGAAAAAGAGCAGATAGATTTCAATCAAAATGTATATCTTCGTGTACAGAACTTTAATAGTCAGTCGAAGCAATTGGAACTGGCAAAAGAAACAGATATAATTGCACAGCAACGTTACAATACGTCTATCGAAGCGTTTGTATTAGGTAAAATTGATGTATTAAACCTGAACGACTCCCAATCTTCGAAAGATGAAGCCAGACGTAATTATATCGAACAGATGTATCTGCTATGGTCATATTATTATCAGATAAGAAGTCTGACCCTGTACGATTTTTTAGATAATAAAGAAATATCCGCTGATTACAATAAGATTGTTGATTAA
- a CDS encoding FtsX-like permease family protein, whose product MIKQIFKIIWSERKINIWILFELVLVFCILWFCVDYIYFFTKRYLEPTGYNVEHVYNINMGIKEEGHVLINNGTDAQKDSLVNIVWTIVDRIKKYPDIEYISLSSAAVPYSGSFMSNKASLDTMVDYIQFKSVSPDYFNVFKINLQQGQVENWNNTDNIVISGNKDNQFLKHDAKQIKSLVTGDNENKQVIGVAASSKRSEFDEHNPIVYTLLSTNDRETVYFDGIEICVRVKAEADKNFIERFTKDMQEQIAMDPYFLSSVTSISDLRKDFMKWNKYDNNFKSIFSISSFLFINIFLAVVGTFWFRVQTRRNEIGLRVAVGSTRMNIKALFILETLFLLLLASLIATPICINIALADILRDIGVPSIDRGEEPIRISQYFINYLFTALILITISISAVLYPSWRASRIQPAEALRDE is encoded by the coding sequence ATGATAAAGCAAATTTTTAAAATAATATGGAGTGAGCGAAAAATCAACATTTGGATATTATTCGAACTCGTACTGGTCTTTTGTATCCTTTGGTTTTGTGTAGATTACATCTATTTTTTCACAAAACGTTACTTAGAGCCAACAGGCTATAATGTAGAACACGTTTACAACATCAATATGGGTATAAAAGAAGAAGGTCATGTACTTATAAATAATGGAACGGATGCTCAAAAAGATTCATTAGTCAACATCGTATGGACTATCGTAGATCGTATAAAGAAATATCCTGATATAGAATATATAAGTCTCTCTTCGGCTGCTGTTCCTTATTCGGGTTCATTTATGAGCAATAAAGCCTCTTTGGATACGATGGTTGATTACATTCAGTTCAAATCGGTTAGTCCTGACTATTTTAATGTTTTTAAAATCAACTTGCAACAAGGACAAGTAGAGAACTGGAATAACACGGATAATATAGTTATCAGTGGGAATAAAGATAATCAATTTTTGAAGCACGATGCCAAACAAATAAAATCACTCGTAACTGGAGATAATGAAAACAAACAAGTAATTGGTGTTGCAGCATCTTCCAAGAGAAGTGAGTTTGACGAACACAATCCGATAGTTTACACATTATTATCCACAAACGACAGGGAAACAGTCTATTTTGACGGAATCGAAATTTGTGTACGGGTAAAAGCCGAAGCCGATAAAAATTTCATTGAACGATTTACAAAAGATATGCAAGAACAAATTGCGATGGATCCTTATTTTTTATCGTCTGTGACATCTATCAGTGACCTTAGAAAAGACTTTATGAAATGGAACAAATACGATAATAACTTCAAAAGTATTTTTTCTATATCATCGTTCCTTTTCATAAATATCTTTCTCGCTGTAGTAGGCACATTCTGGTTTAGGGTACAGACCCGACGTAACGAAATTGGCTTAAGAGTAGCTGTAGGATCAACCCGAATGAATATAAAAGCTTTATTTATTCTCGAAACTCTCTTCTTATTGCTATTAGCCAGTCTTATAGCCACACCGATATGCATAAACATCGCTTTGGCGGATATACTAAGAGATATTGGAGTACCGTCCATAGATAGAGGAGAAGAGCCTATACGGATAAGCCAATATTTTATCAATTATTTATTTACTGCTTTGATCCTGATCACAATATCAATATCTGCAGTACTTTATCCATCGTGGAGGGCATCAAGGATACAACCGGCAGAAGCTCTGCGAGACGAATAA
- a CDS encoding ABC transporter permease codes for MYKIYFKQALGMLKQNKFISIITITGTALAIMMVMVIIVTDSIKHVDIAPEVNRSKTFYVKRYTKKSKDQTKNRIWQSTISYELYKNYLSEFKTPEYTTAVDKAWNGNQFMVKKENANERFLSEIKMVDASYWKVLSFTFLDGKPFTEEDFKSGIRNAVISENLAKKVFGNNGALGKNIEIDFNLYKVIGIIKDVPQTFTYGYGEAYIPYTSKNGYNNRSYHILYLLKDKKDATALTEEIQKAQRKFDSGDPENNITFHGPYNQRQLSMEETRDMKPDEKTANRKMIFIFTVLLLIPAVNLSSFSMSQIKRRIEEIGVRKAFGAKKYIILIQILFENLITTFIGGIIGLILSYFIVMWLKSWLLDVGAESAIPIHALISYPVLVGVFLACFVLNLLSAGIPAYRASKAAIVDSLNKKNM; via the coding sequence ATGTATAAAATATATTTCAAACAGGCTTTGGGAATGCTGAAACAAAACAAGTTTATCAGCATAATCACTATCACAGGTACAGCATTGGCTATAATGATGGTTATGGTCATCATAGTGACCGACTCCATTAAGCATGTAGATATAGCACCTGAAGTAAACAGAAGCAAGACCTTCTATGTGAAACGCTATACCAAAAAGAGCAAAGATCAAACTAAAAACAGGATATGGCAAAGTACAATCAGCTACGAATTGTATAAAAATTACCTCTCCGAATTTAAAACGCCCGAATATACTACAGCTGTTGACAAGGCATGGAATGGCAATCAGTTTATGGTAAAAAAGGAGAATGCGAACGAACGTTTCTTATCGGAGATCAAAATGGTAGACGCTAGTTACTGGAAAGTACTATCCTTTACTTTTCTGGATGGAAAACCATTTACGGAAGAAGACTTCAAATCAGGCATACGCAACGCTGTTATTTCAGAAAATCTTGCAAAAAAAGTTTTTGGGAACAATGGAGCTTTAGGCAAAAATATAGAAATAGACTTTAACCTATACAAAGTGATCGGTATTATAAAAGATGTGCCCCAGACCTTTACATACGGATACGGAGAAGCGTATATACCATATACCTCGAAGAATGGGTACAACAACAGGAGCTATCATATTTTATACCTATTGAAGGATAAAAAAGACGCAACGGCATTAACGGAGGAAATACAGAAAGCTCAACGAAAATTTGATAGTGGCGACCCCGAAAACAATATAACGTTTCATGGTCCTTACAATCAGAGACAGCTCTCGATGGAAGAAACCAGGGATATGAAACCGGATGAAAAAACAGCCAATAGAAAAATGATATTCATTTTTACCGTTTTGCTTCTCATTCCGGCAGTTAACTTATCCAGCTTTAGTATGTCTCAAATAAAAAGACGAATCGAAGAAATAGGAGTAAGAAAAGCTTTCGGAGCAAAAAAATATATAATACTGATTCAGATTTTGTTCGAAAATCTAATTACAACTTTCATAGGCGGCATTATAGGATTGATATTGTCATACTTCATTGTAATGTGGCTTAAAAGCTGGCTACTAGATGTAGGGGCAGAGAGTGCTATACCAATTCATGCTTTAATATCATACCCTGTATTAGTAGGTGTATTCTTAGCATGCTTTGTTCTCAACCTTCTTTCGGCAGGGATACCGGCATACAGAGCGTCAAAAGCAGCCATAGTTGATTCTTTGAACAAAAAAAACATGTAA